From Saprospiraceae bacterium, one genomic window encodes:
- a CDS encoding gliding motility-associated C-terminal domain-containing protein: MKNWLIAFLMVLSTSFNYFLDAQCTPPSADECEDASVLCSLSEVNGYCCQNTNYSNPTGCSPLCPSGGAPHNTGWWAFVTQGGAVSITITFSNCSVNGTGVQMGIWGDCNCGESIFCNPACNGPGSFTLSGNLQACKTYYLFVDGCSGDVCDFCLSTSGGNAPMLPPLGNIQGMRDVCVGACNIRYTIGTGGSCEPTYEWTLDGNEVGSGTGEITLDFPDEGDFQLCVTAYIGNPQSGSICDQEGPVCITIRARPIPDRIAPKSTLCFEQTPFRWHSNTITASGEYRQQFTDRATCCKYDSVKEFVVLEVPEPPDVYYLGCIGDTYVDPLTRVTFSSCQFDKVVNLPKSTDPWRCDSSYKLNAIFINYNVQFREYCAGGVIVIEGRPVDRTITCGNSGLTQDLQYKWYLKSDPARIGLGFDDRLEVDKKDEYCMELTVTANFGDKSKTCVFDFCEQWDEDQFKPYDVCPKGDQLVCQGKTGIYFVDTILPQGIFIHNWVVSGGTIITPKGGIDTTAIEVLWNSGAPVGQVCYNYISNCGDSKECCIDVTIAPAPAPKAGPDEGICGLSNQFKGQKDRGGMWTQLSGPNANILDPSDPNSLVNVNTYGSYTFVYTEFYLGCVGSDTVTLLFNDDPVKGPVTYICNANNKDYTYNFQISGGQPGYSVIKGNGTVNSTTNIYTSGVVQNLAKDTVIIRDANGCEFTFIHDYECKCTNSIGILQRENLRLCEDELVTIKYDKTFEVLDQTPKDTVIFFIHTIDTNALGSRIRSLNNLTFGFDPSFMVFGQTYYVSAILGRTDSNGWIDAVKGCSRTEGPTAFTFFEIPRPTAGIDQSICDVEIDLNGFKSLTQSSLLWEEVGGRAVLFSDVNAPQTKVTALDGYGTYVFRITENNNDVCITTDLVEITFNANPEIENVEPECVFFGAPGSKDGKFVVDATIKNGLQPYTLLTPNGQLIGNQWVSDTLFSLDTFRIQVQDANGCVSELIIDLYNCNCDPIDAGILDSLLTRVCEDECVPIKNLVPEMVNAAQDIAMYILHTGTFNFLNASNRLDTLSANDVVCFDAARMTLGQPVNITRIVGEDIAPRDGLIDDKDPCKRVSNPQSIIWEPYPLADAGRDNEVCGLNYSMTANLPFGTGFWRQLTGPGLSVIADNSLPGTNITVPGYGTYSFEWQASHYNCVRLDTMSITFLDAPEFDRLSYTFECDPVAENYRVRVNGINGDRPSWSVLGYHQSNPLNGSFSGNTWVTDWIPQSENFILTIRDKNNCDIDTLLGSEPCLCITRIGNLNAPRHLCKAEVVQASYGQGVLDPNDVVRYQLIDTTGGVGTILEFNDNGSFSFDGSRMVSGKTYYIYVFVGNQDPRTGNVDFGDRCLQSTVIPVSWYDDPVAAITGPTELTCRITSIQLSGLSSQSESGDPLTYQWTASQGGQVNPGQSGLGTIDVSLPGTYTLEVTDPRAGCKHQTSIVVTQDIVKPTVAIRGPQVLTCDVLSVDLDGTGSSQGGIYTATWTGAGPITGSNTYTASVGTAGRYVLTVENTRTGCLDSLAMNVLQDIVPPLADINPIGQLTCTVNQIQLDASGSRGNSGTISRYTWTGAIIGGQGTSTVTVGKPGGRFIVEVKDSRNGCVDTDTIDITEIGNPLADLLVDPANPTCFGDRNGRILISEVLDVNNAPMSNVEFSFNGGPFSSNRSYTNLAQGNYRVTVRDPNGCLMERTFSLIEPTKMGIEVIRSVVVDQGDPVNVRSLLVEITGGTLVGGQYRDTTWFNLDESIDWESKLIYEADTTREFLITGIDSNGCEISERVRVIVRIIKDVWWPTVISSNQDNTNDFFNVYGKRVRNVRKLQVYDRWGSMVYSRENLPDGNKNPQVGWNGTFKGERALPGVYVFYAEVEYEGSTGYEEVKGDFTLVR, from the coding sequence ATGAAAAATTGGTTAATTGCATTCTTGATGGTTTTAAGCACAAGTTTTAACTATTTTTTGGATGCTCAATGTACTCCACCTTCAGCGGATGAATGTGAAGATGCCAGTGTATTGTGTTCACTTTCCGAGGTGAATGGGTACTGCTGTCAAAATACAAATTATTCGAATCCAACCGGATGCTCTCCATTATGCCCGAGTGGTGGGGCACCCCACAATACAGGATGGTGGGCCTTTGTTACCCAGGGTGGGGCAGTTTCAATTACCATAACTTTCAGTAACTGTTCTGTAAATGGAACTGGAGTCCAAATGGGTATTTGGGGAGATTGCAATTGTGGTGAGTCTATATTTTGCAATCCTGCCTGTAATGGGCCTGGCAGTTTCACCCTTTCAGGAAATCTACAGGCTTGCAAGACTTACTATTTGTTTGTGGATGGGTGTTCTGGCGATGTCTGCGATTTTTGCCTATCCACATCGGGCGGAAACGCGCCAATGTTACCGCCACTAGGAAATATTCAGGGAATGCGGGATGTATGTGTTGGAGCATGTAATATTCGTTATACCATTGGTACCGGTGGAAGTTGCGAGCCAACTTATGAGTGGACTTTGGATGGTAATGAGGTAGGAAGTGGAACAGGTGAGATTACCTTGGATTTCCCAGATGAAGGCGATTTCCAACTTTGCGTGACTGCATATATTGGTAATCCTCAATCAGGGTCAATATGCGATCAAGAAGGTCCAGTTTGTATTACGATCAGAGCAAGACCAATTCCAGATAGAATTGCCCCAAAATCTACTTTGTGTTTTGAGCAAACTCCTTTTAGATGGCATAGCAATACAATTACAGCATCCGGAGAATATCGGCAGCAATTCACAGATCGGGCTACCTGTTGCAAATACGATTCAGTCAAGGAATTTGTTGTTTTGGAAGTTCCGGAGCCCCCTGATGTTTATTATCTGGGTTGTATCGGAGATACTTATGTTGACCCTTTGACAAGAGTAACTTTCAGTAGTTGTCAATTTGATAAAGTCGTTAATTTACCAAAATCAACAGATCCATGGAGATGTGATAGTTCCTACAAACTGAATGCCATATTTATTAATTATAATGTTCAATTTAGGGAATATTGTGCGGGAGGAGTCATTGTGATTGAAGGTAGACCTGTCGACAGAACAATTACTTGCGGTAACTCAGGGCTCACGCAGGATTTGCAATACAAATGGTACTTAAAAAGTGATCCTGCAAGGATTGGTTTGGGTTTTGATGATCGACTTGAGGTGGATAAAAAGGATGAATATTGTATGGAACTTACGGTGACAGCCAACTTTGGAGATAAATCAAAAACTTGTGTTTTTGATTTTTGCGAGCAATGGGATGAAGACCAGTTTAAACCTTACGATGTCTGCCCAAAAGGAGATCAATTGGTTTGTCAAGGGAAAACAGGAATCTATTTTGTGGATACAATCTTGCCTCAAGGAATTTTTATTCATAATTGGGTAGTGAGTGGTGGAACCATTATTACACCAAAAGGTGGAATAGATACGACGGCCATTGAAGTTCTATGGAATTCCGGTGCTCCTGTAGGTCAGGTTTGTTACAATTACATCTCAAATTGTGGGGACAGCAAAGAGTGTTGCATCGATGTAACCATCGCCCCTGCTCCTGCTCCAAAAGCTGGACCCGATGAAGGTATATGTGGTCTGTCCAATCAATTTAAAGGTCAAAAAGATCGAGGGGGGATGTGGACTCAATTGTCTGGGCCCAATGCTAATATTTTAGATCCTTCCGATCCGAATTCTTTGGTGAATGTCAATACTTATGGAAGCTATACCTTTGTCTACACGGAATTTTATCTAGGTTGTGTTGGCTCAGACACAGTAACACTTTTATTCAATGATGATCCGGTTAAGGGACCAGTAACTTATATTTGTAACGCCAACAACAAAGATTATACATATAATTTTCAAATATCAGGTGGTCAACCAGGATATAGTGTGATTAAAGGAAATGGAACTGTAAACTCAACAACAAATATCTATACTTCTGGTGTTGTTCAGAATCTGGCAAAAGACACTGTGATTATTCGCGATGCCAATGGTTGTGAATTTACATTTATTCACGATTATGAGTGCAAGTGTACCAATAGCATCGGGATATTACAAAGAGAAAATCTAAGATTATGCGAAGATGAACTAGTGACGATAAAATATGATAAAACATTTGAAGTCTTGGATCAGACTCCAAAAGACACTGTGATCTTTTTTATCCACACGATTGACACCAATGCTTTGGGTAGCAGGATCCGTTCACTTAATAATTTGACGTTTGGGTTCGACCCGAGTTTTATGGTATTTGGACAGACCTATTATGTAAGCGCAATTTTAGGACGGACAGACAGCAATGGATGGATCGATGCAGTGAAGGGATGCAGCAGGACTGAGGGTCCAACCGCTTTCACCTTTTTTGAAATCCCCAGACCAACAGCAGGTATAGACCAATCCATCTGCGACGTTGAGATCGATCTCAATGGATTTAAGTCATTAACCCAATCCTCCCTTTTATGGGAAGAAGTAGGTGGCAGAGCTGTGTTATTTAGTGATGTGAATGCTCCACAAACGAAGGTTACCGCTTTGGACGGATATGGCACTTATGTCTTTAGGATCACAGAAAATAACAATGATGTATGTATTACAACTGATTTGGTTGAAATTACCTTTAATGCCAATCCGGAAATTGAAAATGTAGAACCTGAATGTGTATTTTTTGGAGCCCCTGGTTCAAAAGATGGGAAATTTGTCGTAGATGCAACTATAAAAAACGGACTCCAACCCTATACATTGCTCACTCCAAACGGTCAGTTGATAGGCAATCAGTGGGTTTCTGATACATTGTTTAGTCTTGATACTTTTCGCATCCAGGTGCAGGATGCCAATGGCTGTGTATCTGAATTAATAATTGATCTTTACAATTGCAATTGTGATCCGATTGATGCGGGAATATTGGATAGTTTGTTGACGCGGGTATGTGAGGACGAATGTGTTCCGATCAAGAATTTGGTACCTGAGATGGTAAATGCTGCTCAAGATATAGCGATGTATATATTGCATACAGGTACGTTCAATTTTTTAAATGCATCAAACCGATTGGACACCTTGTCGGCAAATGATGTGGTTTGTTTTGATGCAGCCAGGATGACCTTGGGTCAGCCTGTCAACATAACTCGGATAGTTGGTGAGGACATTGCACCACGAGATGGATTGATCGATGATAAAGATCCATGTAAGCGTGTATCGAATCCACAATCGATTATATGGGAGCCATATCCATTGGCAGATGCGGGTCGCGACAACGAAGTATGCGGTTTGAACTATAGTATGACTGCGAATTTGCCATTTGGAACTGGATTTTGGAGGCAATTGACAGGTCCCGGTTTGAGTGTGATAGCAGACAACAGCTTGCCTGGTACGAATATCACAGTACCTGGTTATGGAACCTACAGTTTTGAATGGCAGGCATCACATTACAATTGTGTACGATTGGATACGATGAGCATTACCTTTTTGGATGCACCGGAATTTGACAGGTTGAGTTATACATTTGAATGCGATCCGGTGGCTGAGAATTATCGTGTGAGGGTAAATGGAATAAATGGAGACCGTCCGAGTTGGTCAGTGTTGGGTTATCATCAGAGCAATCCATTGAATGGAAGTTTTAGTGGAAATACCTGGGTAACAGATTGGATTCCACAAAGTGAGAATTTCATATTGACGATACGGGATAAGAACAATTGCGATATTGATACCTTGTTAGGCTCTGAGCCTTGTCTTTGCATTACCCGGATAGGGAATCTGAATGCACCGCGACATTTGTGCAAAGCAGAAGTAGTACAGGCGAGTTATGGTCAGGGCGTATTGGATCCAAACGATGTGGTGAGATATCAGTTGATAGATACCACGGGAGGTGTAGGCACGATATTGGAATTTAATGACAATGGCAGTTTTAGTTTTGATGGAAGCAGAATGGTGAGTGGGAAGACGTATTACATCTATGTATTTGTAGGTAATCAGGATCCCAGAACCGGGAATGTAGATTTTGGAGATCGGTGTTTGCAGTCGACGGTGATACCAGTAAGCTGGTACGATGATCCGGTGGCAGCGATCACAGGTCCTACGGAACTGACCTGCCGAATAACGAGTATCCAGCTGAGCGGATTGAGTTCACAGAGTGAATCCGGAGATCCATTGACCTATCAGTGGACAGCGAGTCAGGGTGGGCAGGTGAATCCAGGCCAATCAGGACTTGGTACCATTGACGTAAGCTTGCCTGGAACCTATACCCTTGAAGTGACAGATCCGCGTGCAGGATGCAAGCATCAGACCAGCATAGTAGTTACACAGGATATTGTCAAGCCGACGGTAGCGATACGAGGTCCTCAGGTGTTGACCTGTGATGTATTAAGTGTGGATCTTGACGGAACAGGATCATCACAAGGAGGAATTTATACAGCGACCTGGACAGGAGCTGGGCCGATCACAGGATCCAATACTTATACAGCGAGTGTAGGGACAGCAGGCAGATATGTATTGACAGTAGAGAATACGAGGACCGGATGTTTGGATAGTCTTGCGATGAATGTATTACAGGATATCGTGCCACCATTGGCGGATATCAATCCGATCGGACAATTGACCTGTACAGTCAATCAAATTCAATTGGATGCGAGTGGCTCAAGGGGAAATTCAGGAACAATCAGCCGCTATACCTGGACGGGAGCGATCATAGGAGGTCAGGGCACATCGACGGTGACGGTAGGCAAACCAGGCGGAAGGTTTATAGTAGAAGTAAAAGACAGTCGGAATGGCTGTGTAGATACAGACACGATCGATATAACGGAGATAGGCAATCCATTGGCAGACCTGTTGGTAGATCCGGCGAATCCGACCTGTTTTGGAGATCGCAATGGAAGGATATTGATCAGCGAGGTATTGGATGTAAATAATGCCCCGATGTCGAATGTAGAGTTTTCGTTCAACGGGGGACCATTTAGCAGCAACCGCTCGTATACGAATTTGGCGCAGGGCAATTACCGAGTGACGGTGAGAGATCCGAATGGATGTTTGATGGAGCGGACCTTTAGCCTGATCGAGCCCACGAAAATGGGAATAGAAGTGATCAGGAGTGTTGTAGTGGATCAGGGAGATCCTGTGAATGTAAGATCCTTGCTGGTAGAAATCACGGGAGGAACCTTGGTAGGAGGACAATATAGGGATACCACATGGTTTAATTTGGATGAGAGCATAGATTGGGAGAGCAAGTTGATCTATGAAGCAGACACGACGAGAGAATTTTTAATCACCGGAATAGATTCGAACGGATGTGAAATATCAGAAAGAGTCAGGGTGATTGTAAGAATCATCAAGGATGTGTGGTGGCCAACGGTGATATCATCGAATCAGGACAACACGAATGATTTTTTCAATGTATATGGAAAGCGAGTGCGGAATGTAAGGAAGCTGCAGGTGTATGATCGTTGGGGATCGATGGTGTATTCGAGAGAAAATTTACCAGACGGCAATAAGAATCCACAGGTAGGATGGAACGGTACCTTTAAGGGAGAGCGGGCGCTGCCAGGAGTGTATGTGTTTTATGCAGAAGTAGAATATGAAGGCTCAACCGGATATGAAGAAGTAAAAGGAGACTTTACCTTGGTTCGATAG
- a CDS encoding gliding motility-associated C-terminal domain-containing protein encodes MATKCRYLKWWFLLFILQLFAGVQAQWCCLDSTFVIEDLDTRTLRITVSGALNNDLASPDQGLCGVRIRFDHKYIGDLTMTLVSPSGQRVGLLGPTGNSGYTFFSRWDVKFVNCFDQAIPDQGYDEKWDNIQSWGVFGQFYNGTYYPQMGCLEDFDFGPVNGVWNLEITDHQRFQTGQVYQVCLLFCDVKNTSCISCSPNGGFFDPKEMHFCLGNDSLDRMDWIIQSNYKPDSNIYDFKYLVAKNDSILQITETPDLSTYGTGNYKICGLSYLTSDSSSLPSTNQDARLSQIRSEVILNSKGICAEFSKNCLDVVIHPLPSTLDTNITICRGDTFEIYGSQYFADGQYQLKFINENGCDSFLRFNLKTVELKAEILGPIDDITCHKDTVTLDASISTYGAFTRFSWATENGNIADSSDTQRVKVNKQGFYQLTLQEGLCKDTIGIFVNKISEVPELHVKLDTITCLEDTAHILAITNVVNPKWEWRDNNNQLVSDSSHLNTNLSGRYVVSLEDTTGCKVHQIIVIPLDTASPRIMASDIVKPCSMDSILVSFESLDSLISIEWTGPNQFYSFSRRPFIQTEGEYHLKAIGVNGCSSEIKFSLIHQESDLLVILDSDTLSCEDTLAEIRTTFNKSFKKIEWNGPNNYSSMGLDALVAESGIYTIVVTDYNDCIVTDSIFVPELKSPLSTNLSASKISCLSDSVQLLVEIFPQGAIADSIFWIGSNFTSNNLEPWIRERGWYKLFLWNSNGCLSVDSIFVDEDNGKPDVLIISDTLNCLTDSVQLIAESNLGIDFSWIGPNNFRSINKNPFVFSPGLYELTVESANGCQTKRSVFIPIDTISPFIRIVPDTLTCLKKSVELRAEPMLSTESIIWRGPFNFNSNLPSAFVSNSGIYYLTVTSNVNGCLKEDSIFIPIDTLLPQYQVVIDSITCSRSKAEIRLTSSKVDDFVEWLLPNGDTIVGKTFQSEFLGLYRFKIASANGCEVWDSILMKASIEKPEITMQADTITCRTPMVRVDLLSPSGNLFYRLIRPDKSEDSTSFIITDQAGWHIGIARNQSDCITIDSIWVEDRSKPTSVVFFDSNFDCLEKDSAILFVEGVTMNDSLIWTFPDGLFSSQRMIQKPAEGKYFLKLTNQFGCISLDSVVVTYDTLLQFSSWMADTLTCDKKMVQIFPSIGSNSFTMTIIHPDTFIQTTSQPIYLVLPGLYQIEVIGSNHCKLDTSINIQIDTTLPNVLVEFDTITCNREFSFIELLSTDSIVDVSWILADSTEILGRSFSTNIPGKHSYSLKNRKNGCLLNGSIIIPIDTLVPEFLISQLDSINCDSLPIRLEIISKNNLKKYRYNWSTVNGMILDRSDTSLALVIKGGRYFVTATDESNGCVSNGSIDLSVVPEPITSVDFGIIQDLCVDSAAATIEINVRQGGTIPFSYSIDGVNFTMDSRWFNLRPGNYHFHVKDGNGCSYDTIYFVPNQLGLHLDVLQDTTVNQGVPVVLKSLINKDSSSLTTILWSPMDYLSCSDCLNNISIPDQSINYIVTVIDTNGCIATDEVRITVLNEVNVYWPNAFTPNGDQIHDEFYLQLDESVKLVNDFQIYDRWGNRIYGISNLVPHSQKISWDGTFLNRNCLPGVYVFVLEFETNAGERIQRTGEFTLIR; translated from the coding sequence ATGGCAACCAAATGTAGATACTTAAAATGGTGGTTTTTGCTCTTTATCCTGCAATTATTTGCAGGAGTTCAGGCACAATGGTGTTGTTTGGACAGTACATTTGTTATAGAAGATTTAGACACAAGGACCCTACGTATCACAGTATCGGGTGCATTAAACAACGACCTTGCTTCACCTGATCAGGGCTTATGTGGTGTACGAATTCGATTTGATCATAAATATATTGGAGATCTTACCATGACCCTGGTATCTCCATCAGGTCAAAGGGTAGGATTGTTGGGCCCGACAGGAAATTCTGGATATACCTTTTTTTCAAGATGGGATGTAAAGTTTGTTAATTGTTTTGATCAGGCCATTCCGGATCAAGGTTACGATGAAAAGTGGGATAATATTCAATCTTGGGGTGTATTTGGACAGTTTTATAATGGGACATATTATCCTCAAATGGGTTGTCTTGAAGATTTTGATTTTGGACCCGTGAATGGTGTTTGGAATCTTGAAATTACGGACCATCAAAGATTTCAGACAGGGCAGGTATATCAGGTTTGTTTGTTATTTTGCGATGTAAAAAACACTTCTTGTATTTCATGTAGTCCAAATGGTGGATTTTTCGATCCTAAGGAAATGCATTTTTGTTTGGGGAATGATTCTCTTGACAGAATGGATTGGATCATACAATCAAATTATAAACCTGATTCAAATATTTACGATTTCAAATATTTAGTTGCAAAAAATGACAGTATTTTGCAAATCACAGAAACACCTGATTTGAGCACTTATGGTACAGGAAATTATAAAATCTGCGGCCTTTCATATTTAACAAGTGATTCATCTAGTTTACCATCAACCAACCAAGATGCCAGATTGAGTCAAATTAGGAGTGAGGTAATTTTGAATTCAAAAGGAATATGTGCAGAGTTTTCAAAGAACTGTCTGGATGTAGTCATTCACCCTCTTCCAAGCACCTTGGATACAAATATCACAATTTGTCGTGGTGATACTTTTGAAATTTATGGAAGCCAATATTTTGCGGATGGACAATATCAGTTGAAGTTTATTAATGAAAATGGATGTGACTCCTTTTTAAGGTTTAATTTAAAAACAGTTGAGTTAAAAGCAGAAATACTTGGACCAATTGATGACATTACTTGCCATAAAGATACGGTAACTTTGGACGCTTCTATTTCGACTTATGGGGCCTTCACCAGATTTTCATGGGCGACAGAAAATGGAAATATAGCCGACTCTTCAGATACCCAAAGAGTAAAAGTAAACAAGCAGGGATTCTATCAATTGACCCTTCAAGAAGGTTTGTGCAAAGACACCATTGGCATTTTTGTGAATAAAATCAGCGAAGTTCCAGAATTGCATGTTAAATTAGATACCATTACTTGTTTGGAAGATACCGCACATATTTTGGCGATTACGAATGTGGTAAATCCTAAATGGGAATGGAGAGATAATAATAATCAATTGGTTTCTGACTCCAGTCATTTAAACACAAATCTATCAGGTAGATATGTGGTTAGCTTGGAGGATACAACTGGATGTAAGGTACATCAAATCATTGTTATTCCTTTGGATACAGCTTCGCCCAGAATTATGGCAAGTGACATCGTAAAGCCTTGTTCGATGGATTCAATATTGGTGAGTTTTGAAAGTTTGGATTCATTGATTTCTATTGAATGGACCGGCCCTAATCAATTTTATTCTTTTTCGCGCAGGCCTTTTATCCAAACAGAAGGTGAATATCACCTAAAAGCAATTGGTGTAAATGGCTGCAGCTCGGAAATCAAATTTTCATTGATCCATCAGGAATCTGATCTCCTAGTTATTTTGGATTCTGATACTTTGAGTTGTGAGGATACTTTGGCTGAAATCAGAACAACATTTAATAAATCGTTTAAGAAAATTGAGTGGAATGGTCCAAATAATTACTCTTCAATGGGTTTGGATGCTTTGGTAGCTGAGTCAGGGATTTATACTATAGTTGTCACTGATTACAATGACTGCATTGTTACAGACTCTATATTTGTACCCGAGCTAAAATCACCATTATCCACCAATCTAAGCGCTTCTAAAATAAGTTGTCTTTCTGATAGTGTTCAATTGTTAGTTGAGATTTTTCCACAGGGGGCAATAGCGGATTCAATATTTTGGATTGGGTCGAATTTTACATCCAATAATTTGGAGCCATGGATTAGAGAAAGAGGTTGGTATAAATTGTTTTTATGGAATTCCAATGGATGCTTGAGTGTGGATTCAATTTTTGTAGATGAAGACAATGGAAAACCTGATGTTTTAATCATTTCGGATACTTTGAATTGTTTAACTGACTCCGTGCAACTAATTGCCGAAAGTAATTTGGGAATCGATTTCTCATGGATAGGCCCTAATAATTTTAGAAGCATCAACAAAAATCCATTTGTGTTCAGTCCCGGCTTATACGAACTAACTGTAGAGTCAGCCAATGGATGTCAAACCAAAAGATCAGTTTTTATTCCAATTGATACCATATCCCCATTTATTAGAATTGTTCCTGATACCTTGACGTGTTTAAAAAAATCAGTAGAATTAAGAGCGGAACCAATGTTGAGCACAGAATCTATTATCTGGAGGGGACCTTTTAATTTTAATTCTAATTTGCCAAGCGCTTTCGTTTCCAATTCCGGAATATATTATTTGACCGTGACCTCCAATGTCAATGGGTGCCTGAAAGAAGATTCTATTTTTATACCTATAGACACTTTGCTTCCACAATATCAGGTTGTAATAGATTCAATTACTTGCTCCAGAAGTAAGGCAGAGATTCGTTTGACTTCCTCAAAAGTGGATGATTTTGTAGAATGGTTACTTCCAAACGGAGATACAATTGTTGGAAAGACTTTTCAGTCTGAATTTTTGGGCCTTTATCGGTTTAAAATTGCTTCAGCAAATGGATGTGAAGTTTGGGATTCAATTTTGATGAAAGCATCTATTGAAAAACCTGAAATTACCATGCAGGCGGATACCATTACTTGCAGGACCCCAATGGTTAGAGTTGATTTACTGAGTCCATCCGGAAATTTATTTTACAGACTGATTAGGCCTGATAAATCAGAAGATTCCACTAGTTTTATCATTACGGATCAAGCTGGGTGGCATATAGGTATCGCGAGGAATCAATCAGATTGCATCACCATTGACTCCATCTGGGTGGAAGATCGATCCAAACCAACAAGTGTTGTTTTTTTCGATTCAAATTTTGACTGCTTGGAAAAAGATTCTGCCATCTTATTTGTGGAAGGTGTCACCATGAATGATTCGTTGATTTGGACTTTCCCAGATGGTTTATTTTCCAGTCAAAGAATGATACAAAAGCCTGCTGAGGGAAAATACTTTTTAAAGCTTACCAATCAATTTGGATGTATTTCCCTTGACTCAGTTGTGGTTACTTATGACACTTTACTTCAATTTTCTTCTTGGATGGCGGATACTTTGACTTGTGACAAGAAGATGGTCCAAATCTTTCCCAGTATTGGTTCTAACTCTTTTACAATGACAATAATTCATCCTGATACTTTCATCCAAACAACAAGTCAACCCATTTATTTGGTTTTACCAGGCTTGTACCAAATTGAAGTAATAGGGTCCAATCATTGTAAATTAGATACATCCATAAATATTCAGATTGACACCACTTTGCCAAATGTGCTTGTAGAATTTGATACCATTACCTGCAACAGAGAATTTTCCTTTATTGAGTTACTATCGACTGATTCTATTGTTGATGTGTCTTGGATTTTGGCCGACTCTACTGAAATTTTGGGAAGATCCTTTTCAACCAATATACCTGGTAAGCATAGCTATTCACTCAAGAACAGGAAGAACGGTTGTTTATTAAATGGTTCCATTATAATTCCAATTGATACATTGGTTCCTGAATTTTTAATTTCTCAGCTTGACAGTATAAATTGTGATAGCCTTCCAATCCGTCTTGAAATAATATCGAAAAATAATTTGAAAAAATATCGGTATAATTGGTCAACAGTCAACGGTATGATCCTAGATCGTTCAGACACTAGTCTGGCATTGGTAATTAAAGGCGGAAGGTATTTTGTAACCGCCACTGACGAATCAAATGGTTGTGTCTCGAATGGATCTATTGACCTATCTGTTGTTCCAGAACCAATTACTTCTGTTGATTTTGGCATCATTCAGGATTTATGTGTGGATTCTGCGGCAGCAACCATTGAAATTAATGTCCGGCAAGGAGGGACCATTCCATTTTCATATTCCATAGATGGAGTTAATTTTACGATGGACTCCCGATGGTTTAATTTAAGACCAGGTAATTATCATTTTCACGTAAAAGATGGAAATGGTTGCAGTTATGATACCATTTATTTCGTTCCCAATCAGCTTGGACTTCATTTGGATGTCCTGCAGGATACAACGGTTAATCAAGGGGTACCCGTTGTGCTGAAGTCACTCATTAATAAGGACAGCAGTTCTTTGACAACCATTCTTTGGTCACCAATGGATTATTTGAGCTGCTCTGATTGTTTAAACAACATTTCAATACCTGATCAATCAATAAATTATATTGTCACAGTAATAGATACCAACGGTTGCATTGCGACAGATGAAGTTCGAATTACCGTCTTGAATGAAGTCAATGTATATTGGCCAAATGCATTTACTCCAAATGGCGATCAAATTCATGATGAATTTTATTTGCAACTGGATGAGTCAGTAAAGCTGGTAAATGATTTCCAAATTTATGACCGGTGGGGTAATCGCATTTATGGAATTAGTAATTTGGTTCCACATTCCCAAAAAATCAGTTGGGATGGCACTTTTCTGAATAGGAATTGTCTTCCAGGAGTTTATGTTTTTGTTTTGGAATTTGAGACCAATGCTGGAGAACGAATTCAAAGAACCGGAGAATTCACACTAATCCGATAA